From Desulfuromonas soudanensis, the proteins below share one genomic window:
- a CDS encoding helix-turn-helix domain-containing protein has translation MEFNIGVKIKALRKARKLTLQDVARETGFSPALISQIENNNVSPPIATLSKIARFFNVKVGHFFEEEEEERKYEVVKRGERRVVSRVISKAGTGHGYTYEALSFRKRNKKMEPFLLTVSERAGEETLYNHEGEEFLLIIKGKAEVILEDERLLLEEGDAIYFDATLKHRLLSYDGSEVQVLAVVTR, from the coding sequence ATGGAATTCAACATCGGTGTAAAGATCAAGGCCTTGCGCAAGGCCCGCAAACTGACGTTACAGGACGTGGCCCGGGAAACCGGCTTCTCCCCTGCCCTGATCTCCCAGATCGAGAACAACAACGTCTCCCCCCCCATCGCCACCCTCTCCAAAATTGCCCGCTTTTTCAACGTCAAGGTCGGGCACTTTTTCGAGGAGGAGGAGGAGGAGCGCAAATACGAAGTCGTCAAGCGCGGGGAGCGGCGGGTCGTCAGCCGCGTCATCTCCAAGGCGGGGACGGGGCACGGCTACACCTATGAAGCCCTCTCCTTCCGCAAGCGCAACAAGAAGATGGAACCGTTTCTGCTCACCGTCTCCGAGCGGGCCGGCGAGGAGACCCTCTACAACCATGAGGGGGAGGAGTTCCTGCTGATCATCAAGGGGAAGGCCGAGGTGATCCTCGAGGATGAGCGGCTCCTTCTCGAAGAGGGGGACGCCATCTATTTCGATGCCACCCTCAAACACCGCCTCCTGTCCTACGACGGAAGCGAGGTGCAGGTCCTCGCCGTCGTCACCCGCTGA
- the scpA gene encoding methylmalonyl-CoA mutase, with translation MGKFEKKSLADWQAKAAKEIKAGDVSGLTWNTAEGINVKPLYTKADVENLETADTLPGIAPFVRGPMASMYAGRPWTVRQYAGFSTAEESNAFYKRNLAAGQQGLSVAFDLATHRGYDSDHPRVVGDVGKAGVAIDSILDMKILFDSIPLDKVSVSMTMNGAVLPILAMYIVAAEEQGVSRELLAGTIQNDILKEFMVRNTYIYPPAPSMRIISDIIEYTSQEMPRFNSISISGYHIQEAGANNALELAFTLADGLEYVRAAIAKGLDIDAFAPRLSFFFAIGMNFFMEASKLRAARYLWTKMMSQFNPKNDKSLMLRTHCQTSGWSLTEQDPYNNVVRTTIEAMAAVLGGTQSLHTNALDEAIALPSEQSARIARNTQLIIQEESGITNVVDPLGGSYYVEALTAALIDEAQKILDEIEGLGGMTKAIETGMPKLRIEESAAKKQAAIDSGRDVIVGVNKYQLAKEDPIEVLDIDNTAVRLSQIERLKKLRAGRDEAACRQALADLTAACQNKDGNLLALTVEAARRRASVGEISDAMEKVFGRHRAEIKLVSGAYGSVVADDKDFAAVKKRIDDFAAKEGRRPRILVAKMGQDGHDRGAKVVATAYADAGFDVDMGPLFQTPEEAARMAVENDVHVVGVSSLAAGHKTLVPQLAAELKKLGADDIVIVCGGVIPRQDYDELYKAGAARIFGPGTPIIKSATETLDAIEEKRK, from the coding sequence ATGGGAAAATTCGAAAAAAAATCCCTTGCGGATTGGCAGGCCAAGGCCGCCAAGGAAATCAAGGCCGGCGACGTTTCCGGCCTGACGTGGAACACTGCCGAAGGGATCAATGTCAAGCCCCTCTACACAAAGGCCGACGTCGAAAACCTGGAGACGGCCGACACCCTCCCCGGCATCGCCCCCTTCGTGCGCGGGCCGATGGCCTCCATGTACGCCGGCCGTCCCTGGACCGTGCGCCAGTACGCCGGCTTCTCCACCGCCGAGGAGTCCAACGCCTTCTACAAGCGCAATCTCGCCGCCGGCCAGCAGGGGCTCTCCGTCGCCTTTGACCTCGCCACCCACCGCGGCTACGATTCGGACCATCCGCGGGTCGTCGGCGACGTCGGCAAGGCCGGGGTCGCCATCGACTCGATCCTCGACATGAAGATCCTCTTCGACTCCATCCCCCTCGACAAGGTCTCCGTATCCATGACCATGAACGGCGCCGTCCTGCCGATTCTCGCCATGTATATCGTCGCCGCCGAGGAACAGGGGGTCTCCCGGGAACTCCTCGCCGGGACGATCCAGAACGACATCCTCAAGGAGTTCATGGTCCGCAACACCTACATCTACCCCCCGGCGCCGTCCATGCGCATCATCTCCGACATCATCGAGTACACCAGCCAGGAGATGCCGCGCTTCAATTCCATTTCCATCTCCGGCTACCACATCCAGGAGGCCGGGGCCAACAACGCCCTCGAACTCGCCTTCACCCTCGCCGACGGCCTCGAGTACGTGCGCGCCGCCATCGCCAAGGGGCTCGACATCGATGCCTTCGCTCCGCGCCTCTCCTTCTTCTTCGCCATCGGCATGAACTTTTTCATGGAGGCCTCCAAGCTCCGCGCCGCCCGCTATCTGTGGACGAAGATGATGAGTCAGTTCAACCCGAAAAACGACAAATCGCTGATGCTGCGCACCCACTGCCAGACCTCGGGATGGAGTCTCACCGAGCAGGACCCCTACAACAACGTGGTGCGCACCACCATCGAGGCGATGGCCGCGGTTCTCGGCGGCACCCAGTCGCTGCATACCAACGCCCTCGACGAGGCGATCGCCCTCCCCTCCGAACAGTCGGCGCGCATCGCCCGCAACACCCAGCTCATCATCCAGGAGGAATCGGGGATCACCAACGTCGTCGATCCCCTCGGCGGCTCCTATTATGTCGAGGCGCTCACCGCCGCCCTCATCGACGAGGCGCAGAAGATCCTCGACGAGATCGAGGGGCTCGGAGGCATGACCAAGGCGATCGAAACGGGGATGCCGAAGCTGCGCATCGAGGAGTCGGCGGCCAAGAAGCAGGCGGCCATCGACTCTGGACGCGACGTCATCGTCGGCGTCAACAAATACCAGCTCGCCAAGGAAGACCCCATCGAGGTTCTCGACATCGACAACACCGCCGTGCGCCTGTCGCAGATCGAGCGCCTCAAAAAGCTGCGTGCCGGGCGGGACGAGGCTGCCTGCCGTCAAGCCCTTGCCGACCTCACCGCCGCCTGCCAAAATAAGGACGGCAACCTCCTTGCTCTCACCGTCGAGGCCGCCCGCCGGCGCGCCTCCGTCGGCGAGATCTCCGACGCCATGGAGAAGGTCTTCGGGCGCCATCGCGCCGAAATCAAACTCGTATCGGGAGCCTACGGATCCGTGGTCGCAGACGATAAAGACTTTGCCGCAGTCAAGAAGCGCATCGACGACTTCGCCGCCAAGGAAGGGCGCCGTCCGCGCATCCTCGTCGCCAAGATGGGTCAGGACGGCCACGACCGCGGCGCCAAGGTCGTCGCCACCGCCTACGCCGACGCCGGCTTCGACGTCGATATGGGCCCCCTCTTCCAGACCCCCGAAGAAGCGGCGAGGATGGCCGTCGAAAACGACGTCCACGTCGTCGGCGTCTCCAGTCTCGCCGCCGGGCACAAGACCCTCGTCCCCCAGCTCGCCGCCGAACTCAAAAAGCTCGGCGCCGACGACATCGTCATCGTCTGCGGCGGCGTCATCCCCCGGCAGGATTACGACGAACTCTACAAGGCCGGCGCCGCCCGCATCTTCGGCCCCGGCACCCCGATCATCAAATCGGCGACCGAGACTCTCGATGCGATTGAGGAGAAGCGGAAGTAG
- the meaB gene encoding methylmalonyl Co-A mutase-associated GTPase MeaB has protein sequence MKLHEIAEGVKQGKIRALAKAITLIESRNLDHSVAATTLLDELLPASGNAIRLGISGVPGAGKSTFIESLGLLLTGEGHRVAVLAVDPSSQISGGSILGDKTRMELLARDPNAFIRPSPSGDTLGGVARKTRETMLLCEAAGYDVIIVETVGVGQSEITVASMVDFFLLLQIPGAGDELQGIKKGVMEIADAILINKAEGDNRPRAELARAQYVNALHLLKPRSSHWTVPALLCSALQQEGIAEVWATVLAYRQAMATSGEFDRKRRQQATAWMWTLVMDDLKDLFLRDRNVEALLGPVQEAVAGGITTPSAAARRLLEAFKRH, from the coding sequence ATTAAACTCCACGAAATTGCCGAAGGGGTGAAACAGGGGAAGATCCGCGCCCTGGCCAAGGCCATTACCCTCATTGAAAGCCGCAACCTCGACCATTCGGTGGCTGCCACCACCCTGCTCGACGAACTCCTCCCCGCCTCGGGAAACGCCATCCGCCTCGGCATCTCCGGGGTGCCCGGCGCCGGAAAGAGCACCTTCATCGAATCCCTCGGCCTCCTCCTCACCGGGGAGGGGCACCGGGTGGCGGTTCTCGCCGTCGACCCCTCCTCCCAGATCTCGGGAGGAAGCATCCTCGGCGACAAGACCCGCATGGAACTCCTCGCCCGCGATCCCAACGCCTTCATCCGTCCTTCCCCTTCCGGCGATACCCTCGGCGGCGTCGCTCGCAAGACCCGCGAGACGATGCTCCTCTGCGAGGCCGCCGGCTACGACGTCATCATCGTCGAGACCGTCGGCGTCGGCCAGTCGGAAATCACCGTCGCCTCCATGGTCGACTTCTTTTTGCTGCTGCAGATCCCCGGGGCCGGGGACGAGCTGCAGGGGATCAAGAAGGGGGTCATGGAGATAGCCGACGCCATCCTCATCAACAAGGCCGAAGGGGACAACCGCCCCCGGGCCGAACTCGCCCGCGCCCAGTACGTCAACGCCCTCCATCTGCTCAAGCCCAGAAGTTCCCATTGGACCGTCCCCGCCCTCCTCTGCAGCGCCCTGCAGCAGGAAGGGATCGCCGAAGTCTGGGCGACGGTCCTTGCATACCGCCAGGCGATGGCGACAAGCGGCGAGTTCGACCGCAAGCGCCGCCAGCAGGCCACCGCCTGGATGTGGACCCTGGTCATGGATGATCTCAAGGATCTCTTCCTCCGCGACCGCAACGTCGAAGCCCTCCTCGGTCCGGTGCAGGAAGCCGTCGCCGGCGGGATCACCACACCGAGCGCGGCGGCGAGGCGGTTGCTTGAGGCATTCAAGAGGCATTGA
- a CDS encoding four helix bundle protein: MREGAKNFQDLLVWQKAHRFVLEVYKYTSTFPKAEVYGLTSQFRRSAVSVPANIAEGFKKRGKPDKARFLNIAQGSLEESRYYLILSQDLDYGDTTELRSMLEEIGKMLRSYADAILNSCHR; the protein is encoded by the coding sequence GTGAGAGAGGGTGCGAAAAATTTTCAGGACTTGCTTGTGTGGCAGAAGGCCCATCGTTTTGTGTTGGAGGTTTACAAATACACCTCAACATTTCCCAAAGCTGAAGTTTATGGACTGACTTCTCAGTTTCGCCGGTCGGCCGTATCTGTCCCGGCGAATATCGCCGAAGGGTTCAAAAAAAGAGGCAAGCCCGACAAAGCCAGGTTTCTGAATATCGCTCAGGGCTCGCTGGAAGAGTCGCGCTATTATCTGATCCTCTCCCAGGATCTCGATTACGGCGACACCACAGAGCTCAGATCCATGCTGGAAGAAATCGGCAAGATGTTGAGAAGTTATGCTGATGCCATTCTGAATTCTTGTCACAGATAA
- the mce gene encoding methylmalonyl-CoA epimerase, whose translation MPKKINHIGIAVRSIAEATPLYRDVLGMTFEGTEEVAEQKVRVAFFAIGDSRIELLEPTSDDSPVARFLEKNGQGVHHIAYEVDDLQRALEELKKQNVRLIDETPRRGAHGTAIAFLHPRGTGGVLTELCQSAAH comes from the coding sequence TTGCCCAAAAAAATCAACCACATCGGCATCGCCGTGCGCAGCATCGCCGAAGCCACTCCCCTCTATCGCGACGTCCTCGGCATGACCTTCGAGGGGACCGAAGAGGTCGCCGAGCAGAAGGTCCGGGTCGCTTTTTTCGCCATTGGCGACAGCCGCATCGAGCTCCTCGAGCCGACGTCCGACGATTCGCCGGTGGCCCGGTTTCTTGAGAAGAACGGCCAGGGGGTGCATCACATCGCCTACGAGGTCGACGACCTGCAACGGGCCCTCGAGGAGCTCAAGAAACAGAACGTGCGCCTTATCGACGAGACCCCCCGCCGCGGTGCGCACGGCACGGCCATCGCCTTTCTTCACCCCAGGGGGACCGGCGGTGTTCTCACCGAACTCTGCCAGAGCGCTGCACACTGA
- a CDS encoding TlpA family protein disulfide reductase has product MKSKIILNLLVLLLLCTGTALAIEVGSTPPDFKLPTVDGLEVSLSDYQGRIILLKLATTWCPTCKQQTQEIAYAKRVLAENDVAVIEVFLQDSEEMVRETLSGEKFPMTFVALLDDGTARRAYAVYMIPRLLIIDRDFKVRRDGSLMTARDLIREVQAIAGKE; this is encoded by the coding sequence ATGAAAAGCAAAATCATACTGAATCTTCTCGTCCTCCTCCTTCTCTGCACCGGGACGGCCCTGGCCATCGAGGTCGGAAGCACCCCTCCCGATTTCAAGTTGCCGACCGTTGACGGCCTGGAGGTCAGCCTCTCCGACTACCAGGGGCGGATCATCCTCCTCAAGCTGGCGACGACCTGGTGCCCGACCTGCAAGCAGCAGACGCAGGAAATCGCTTACGCCAAGAGGGTTCTTGCCGAGAACGACGTGGCGGTGATCGAGGTCTTTCTCCAGGACTCCGAAGAGATGGTCCGCGAGACCCTCAGCGGCGAAAAATTCCCCATGACCTTTGTCGCCCTTCTCGACGACGGAACGGCGCGGCGTGCCTACGCCGTGTACATGATTCCGCGATTGTTGATCATCGACCGCGACTTTAAGGTGCGACGCGACGGCAGCTTGATGACCGCCCGGGACCTGATTCGTGAAGTGCAGGCGATCGCCGGCAAGGAATAA
- a CDS encoding FG-GAP repeat domain-containing protein, which yields MNLRRILVLATLFYLSSVVLAGAALLDEVVRDFKPLSGYLVMATGDEFLIDQDAGKGVAVGDLFVVVQEGGKIVHPVTKKVLGTLDQVKGVLQVTRVKAGYSYARPLGRTEDLKPGDVIRRYENIPALFWDYTDQGSELFTKLKTALPRLDWQDYAAAQVDRPQIPGALAKGGPTLLFVLDGSGLQVHNAEFQVIHAYPNPVLSVATTVTPAAGPLKWDGAPVGGTRGAAGYQAVYPGFETLGSLPDGTVMAAFARLGDRMLLATTDGGDFQAFTVAETLTPLARGGTARSGKLLALHWWQPVTGGPLYLAVTSSVEENQAVTTAMPHTVSGSIFQLEGDRFTPVREGLPYILGSFDQDGDGICEMLLGQNFDRDTFFGRQIKELYLVDGKVETRRPSLELPRVFPVQGSLLADLTGDGRPEAIFVRRRVLSVYNGQQRLYESPQQMGGSSSAMTFSRNPGAADQLFTTEPLEIPPVAADLDGDGKLELVAIAAEGSFLRAPGLGPNINKAWLVVLRYDNGSFVRGRLGDELDRPVQGLAVDGKRVLLVSAKSGSILTGTGNSFLLALPIGL from the coding sequence TTGAACCTGCGACGCATCCTTGTCCTCGCGACTCTCTTTTACCTCAGTTCGGTCGTCTTGGCCGGAGCGGCGCTCCTCGACGAGGTCGTCCGGGATTTCAAGCCTCTCTCAGGGTACCTCGTCATGGCGACGGGCGACGAGTTCCTCATCGACCAGGATGCCGGCAAGGGGGTGGCGGTCGGCGATCTTTTTGTCGTCGTCCAGGAGGGGGGAAAGATCGTTCATCCGGTGACCAAAAAAGTCTTGGGAACCCTCGACCAGGTGAAGGGTGTTCTGCAGGTGACCCGGGTCAAGGCCGGGTACTCTTATGCTCGGCCGCTCGGCCGGACCGAGGATCTCAAACCGGGCGATGTCATCCGTCGTTACGAAAACATCCCGGCCCTCTTCTGGGACTACACGGATCAGGGGAGCGAACTCTTCACGAAACTCAAGACGGCTCTCCCCAGGCTGGACTGGCAGGATTATGCCGCCGCCCAGGTCGATCGTCCGCAGATCCCCGGTGCGCTGGCAAAGGGTGGGCCGACCCTCCTCTTCGTTCTCGACGGGAGTGGGCTGCAGGTCCACAATGCCGAGTTTCAGGTTATTCACGCTTACCCGAACCCGGTTCTATCTGTAGCAACAACGGTTACTCCGGCCGCCGGCCCGCTCAAGTGGGACGGGGCTCCTGTCGGAGGAACCAGGGGGGCGGCCGGCTATCAGGCGGTCTATCCCGGCTTCGAGACCCTCGGTTCGCTTCCGGATGGAACGGTCATGGCGGCGTTTGCCAGGTTGGGTGACCGGATGCTGCTGGCTACTACCGACGGCGGAGACTTTCAGGCGTTTACCGTGGCGGAGACGCTGACGCCCCTGGCCCGGGGGGGCACCGCGCGTTCCGGCAAACTTTTGGCCCTGCACTGGTGGCAGCCGGTGACCGGCGGCCCCCTCTATCTGGCGGTGACCTCTTCCGTAGAGGAAAACCAGGCGGTGACCACCGCCATGCCGCATACCGTCTCCGGGTCGATTTTTCAGCTGGAGGGTGATCGGTTCACGCCGGTTCGTGAAGGTCTCCCTTACATTCTCGGAAGTTTCGATCAAGACGGAGACGGCATCTGCGAAATGCTCCTGGGTCAGAACTTTGACCGCGACACTTTTTTTGGTCGCCAAATCAAAGAGTTGTATCTCGTGGACGGCAAGGTGGAGACGCGCCGTCCGTCCCTTGAGCTTCCCCGAGTATTTCCGGTGCAGGGAAGCCTCCTGGCCGACCTGACCGGTGACGGTCGCCCGGAAGCAATTTTTGTGCGCCGTCGGGTCCTCTCCGTTTATAATGGGCAGCAACGTCTCTACGAGTCGCCGCAGCAGATGGGCGGCAGTTCTTCCGCGATGACATTCAGTCGCAATCCCGGCGCTGCAGATCAGCTTTTTACCACCGAACCATTGGAAATTCCGCCGGTGGCGGCCGATCTGGACGGCGACGGCAAGCTTGAACTTGTGGCGATTGCCGCCGAGGGATCCTTCCTGCGTGCCCCCGGCCTCGGCCCGAATATAAACAAGGCTTGGCTGGTCGTGCTGCGCTACGACAACGGCTCCTTTGTCCGCGGCCGACTCGGCGATGAGCTGGACCGCCCCGTTCAGGGACTGGCCGTTGACGGTAAACGGGTCCTGCTTGTCAGCGCCAAGTCTGGATCGATCCTCACCGGCACGGGCAACAGCTTTTTACTCGCTCTGCCGATAGGACTATGA
- a CDS encoding rhodanese-like domain-containing protein: MIPRQNLRCALLLIGVFGLLAAPVLAAPAKVKIVPLAEVEAMISRNPQDGNYLLFDSRPEVYYSQGHLPWAQSLPWQEMKERIDELPAEKGTKLVFFCGGLKCDLSTRAAHLAVSLGYTNISVFAEGEPGWTRGGKTLWVSASYLKMILNDRDRIALIVDARPTAKYNEGTIPGSLNLPFREWDKLKGLLPGDKATELIFFCGGLESDFSRKAATKAREMGYTDVRVFAEGWPAWEKSSTRAFALVNSRDGGKSSPAEEKVSTGEIRKDELLRLMAEQPEGFLLIDVRSEADFKKAHLPGAINILDDKIGENTDKIRGKNVVFYCKAGSRCASAYYAAEEAGVKTTRFLNRNVDFAADGSYTIR, translated from the coding sequence TTGATTCCCAGACAGAATTTACGGTGTGCCCTTTTATTGATCGGAGTCTTCGGGCTTCTGGCAGCCCCCGTCCTGGCTGCCCCCGCCAAGGTGAAGATTGTTCCCCTCGCCGAGGTGGAGGCAATGATCTCCCGGAATCCCCAGGACGGCAACTACCTGCTCTTCGATTCCCGTCCGGAAGTCTATTACAGCCAAGGGCACCTTCCCTGGGCCCAGTCCCTCCCCTGGCAGGAGATGAAGGAGCGGATCGATGAACTTCCGGCGGAGAAGGGGACGAAGCTGGTCTTCTTCTGCGGCGGCCTCAAATGCGACCTTTCCACCAGGGCCGCCCATCTCGCCGTCAGTCTTGGGTATACCAACATCTCCGTCTTCGCCGAAGGAGAGCCGGGTTGGACCAGGGGCGGAAAAACCCTTTGGGTTTCGGCCAGTTACCTCAAGATGATTCTCAATGACCGCGACCGCATCGCCCTGATCGTCGATGCTCGGCCGACCGCCAAGTACAACGAGGGGACGATTCCCGGGTCGCTCAATCTCCCCTTTCGGGAGTGGGACAAGCTCAAGGGGCTCCTCCCCGGCGACAAGGCCACCGAGCTGATCTTCTTCTGCGGCGGTCTCGAGAGCGACTTTTCCCGAAAGGCGGCGACCAAAGCACGGGAGATGGGGTACACGGACGTGCGGGTCTTCGCCGAAGGTTGGCCGGCGTGGGAAAAAAGTTCGACCCGCGCATTTGCCCTCGTCAATTCCAGGGACGGCGGCAAGTCCTCACCGGCGGAGGAGAAGGTGTCCACGGGGGAAATCAGGAAAGATGAACTGCTCAGGCTGATGGCTGAACAGCCCGAAGGATTTCTCCTTATCGATGTCCGCTCCGAAGCGGACTTCAAAAAAGCCCACCTTCCCGGGGCGATCAACATCCTCGACGATAAGATCGGCGAAAACACAGACAAAATCAGAGGCAAGAACGTTGTCTTTTACTGCAAAGCCGGCAGCCGCTGCGCCTCGGCCTACTACGCCGCCGAAGAGGCAGGCGTCAAGACGACCCGCTTTCTCAACCGGAATGTCGATTTTGCTGCCGACGGCAGCTACACCATCCGGTAG
- a CDS encoding DNA polymerase III subunit alpha, protein MFAHLHVHSASSPAWGIHSPQELIASAAALGMTRLALTDRNGLYAIPHFIAMAREAGIAPIIGAEAVHGGRRAVLLAQNDDGYANLCRLLSALHTEPGFALPAAIARWRSGLLVISDDPEILTPLCRDGSAAGLYVELSPGHGMEKALALARRLGLPPLATSRAVLLAPEDLELQRVLVAIASGSKLSRLSPADTANAGDRLLSASELSAAFPHCPEALSNAGEAAALCKTDWDFSATIFPAYRGLDAGEAFAELERRARAGCLWRYGAIDPVVEERLHKELSIIGAKGFAHYFLVVEELAKRSVRTCGRGSAAASLVAYALGITHVDPIRHNLFFERFLNEGRLDPPDIDIDFPWDERDAVLDYAFARYGDGRAAMVANQVGFKGRAALREVAKVYGLPATEISTLTERLSSYWDACNAARAVDSHPLFAGEPPCPEWQKIFAVASRLRGQLRHLALHCGGLVIVPDEIRRYVPVQISAKGRPVIQWEKDQAEAAGLVKIDILGNRSLAVIRDALAAVAENGGPKIDYATWQPLDDPATCTLLRAGETMGCFYIESPATRQLLKKMWGDPPDPATLHCDLFEHLVMASSIIRPAANTFIREFVARMRGKPWQTLHPLLENVLNETYGTAIYQEQITQITMALASFSPFEGDQLRKIISKKHKGKKLDDFRQRFAAGAAAQGVEEKTVAEIWMQILSFAGYSFCKPHSASYALVSCKCAWLKANYPAEFLAAVISNQGGFYAPLAYLSEARRHGLEILPPEINESAIPYRGRGQALRVGLMQIAGLSASGLKALIAEREQNGAYHTFSDFLRRVPLPAGDVRLLVKAGCFDLLEGVEKRPALLWEVLSFHSRAPGGGSGFLFEESAPPLPAPAPYDPELVLRQEVETLGLLASRHPLTLHRRALARHRPVPAAELGRWIGRSVTVAGWWVTGKTVQTRKGEPMEFISFEDTTAIFDTTFFPRPYARFCRLLSRARPYLLKGKVEEEFGALTLTVEWVGFLDD, encoded by the coding sequence ATGTTCGCCCACCTCCACGTTCACTCCGCCTCTTCCCCCGCCTGGGGGATCCACTCTCCGCAGGAGCTGATAGCCTCCGCCGCCGCCCTGGGAATGACGCGCCTGGCCCTCACCGACCGCAACGGCCTCTACGCCATCCCCCACTTCATCGCCATGGCCCGGGAGGCGGGGATCGCGCCGATCATCGGCGCCGAGGCGGTCCACGGCGGCCGCAGGGCCGTTCTCCTGGCGCAAAATGACGACGGTTACGCCAACCTCTGCCGCCTCCTCTCGGCCCTGCACACCGAACCGGGCTTTGCCCTTCCCGCCGCCATCGCCCGCTGGCGCTCCGGACTGCTGGTGATCAGCGACGACCCGGAGATTCTCACCCCCCTGTGCCGCGACGGGAGCGCAGCAGGTCTTTACGTCGAGCTCTCCCCCGGTCACGGCATGGAAAAAGCCCTGGCCCTCGCCCGCCGCCTCGGTCTGCCGCCGCTGGCCACCAGCCGCGCCGTTCTCCTGGCTCCCGAGGATCTCGAGCTGCAGCGGGTGCTGGTGGCCATCGCCTCCGGCAGCAAGCTCTCGCGCCTCTCCCCGGCCGACACCGCTAACGCCGGCGACCGGCTGCTGTCGGCCAGCGAGCTTTCCGCCGCCTTTCCCCACTGCCCCGAGGCGCTCTCCAACGCCGGCGAGGCCGCGGCGCTGTGCAAGACCGACTGGGACTTCTCCGCCACCATCTTCCCCGCCTACCGCGGTCTCGACGCCGGGGAGGCCTTCGCCGAACTCGAGCGCCGCGCCCGCGCCGGGTGCCTGTGGCGCTACGGCGCCATCGACCCGGTCGTCGAGGAGCGTCTGCACAAGGAGCTCTCGATCATCGGCGCCAAGGGGTTTGCCCACTACTTTCTGGTGGTCGAGGAGCTGGCCAAGCGCTCGGTCCGCACCTGCGGCCGGGGGAGCGCCGCCGCCTCCCTGGTCGCCTACGCCCTCGGGATCACCCACGTCGACCCGATCCGCCACAACCTCTTCTTCGAGCGCTTTCTCAACGAAGGGCGCCTCGACCCGCCGGACATCGACATCGACTTCCCCTGGGACGAGCGGGACGCCGTCCTCGACTACGCCTTCGCCCGCTACGGCGACGGACGGGCGGCGATGGTCGCCAACCAGGTCGGCTTCAAGGGGCGCGCCGCATTGCGGGAGGTGGCCAAGGTCTACGGCCTCCCCGCCACCGAGATCAGCACCCTCACCGAGCGCCTCTCAAGCTACTGGGACGCTTGCAATGCCGCCCGCGCCGTCGACAGCCACCCCCTCTTCGCCGGCGAGCCCCCCTGTCCCGAATGGCAAAAAATTTTCGCCGTCGCCTCGCGGCTGCGCGGACAGCTGCGCCACCTCGCCCTGCACTGCGGCGGGCTGGTGATCGTTCCCGACGAGATCCGCCGCTACGTCCCCGTGCAGATCTCCGCCAAGGGACGGCCAGTGATCCAGTGGGAAAAAGACCAGGCCGAAGCCGCCGGACTGGTGAAGATCGACATCCTCGGCAACCGCTCCCTGGCGGTGATCCGCGACGCCCTCGCCGCCGTGGCGGAAAACGGCGGCCCGAAAATCGACTACGCCACCTGGCAGCCCCTCGACGACCCGGCGACCTGCACCCTCCTGCGCGCCGGAGAGACCATGGGGTGCTTCTACATCGAGTCGCCGGCCACCCGTCAGCTCCTCAAAAAGATGTGGGGGGACCCTCCCGACCCGGCGACCTTGCACTGCGACCTTTTCGAGCATCTGGTGATGGCCTCCTCGATCATCCGCCCCGCCGCCAACACCTTCATCCGCGAGTTCGTGGCGCGCATGCGCGGCAAACCGTGGCAAACCCTCCATCCCCTCCTGGAAAATGTCCTCAACGAGACCTACGGCACCGCTATCTACCAGGAACAGATCACCCAGATCACCATGGCCCTCGCCTCCTTCTCCCCTTTCGAGGGAGACCAGCTGCGCAAGATCATCAGCAAGAAGCACAAGGGGAAAAAACTCGACGACTTCCGCCAGCGCTTCGCCGCCGGCGCCGCCGCCCAGGGGGTTGAGGAGAAAACGGTGGCGGAGATCTGGATGCAGATCCTCTCTTTTGCCGGTTACTCCTTCTGCAAGCCGCACTCGGCCTCCTACGCCCTGGTCAGCTGCAAGTGCGCCTGGCTCAAGGCCAACTACCCGGCCGAATTCCTGGCCGCGGTGATCTCCAACCAGGGAGGGTTTTACGCCCCCCTGGCCTATCTCTCCGAAGCCCGGCGCCACGGCCTCGAGATCCTCCCCCCCGAGATCAACGAGAGCGCCATCCCTTACCGCGGTCGCGGCCAGGCCCTGCGCGTCGGGCTGATGCAGATCGCAGGGCTCTCGGCGTCCGGACTCAAGGCCCTGATCGCCGAGCGGGAACAAAACGGGGCGTACCACACTTTTTCCGATTTCCTGCGCCGCGTCCCCCTCCCCGCCGGCGACGTGCGCCTCCTCGTCAAGGCCGGCTGCTTCGATCTCCTCGAAGGGGTGGAGAAACGCCCGGCCCTGCTCTGGGAAGTGCTGAGCTTCCACAGCCGCGCTCCGGGCGGCGGAAGCGGCTTTCTCTTCGAAGAGTCCGCTCCACCCCTGCCGGCACCGGCGCCCTACGACCCCGAGCTGGTGCTGCGCCAGGAGGTCGAAACCCTCGGCCTCCTCGCTTCACGCCATCCGCTGACCCTCCATCGCCGGGCCCTGGCGCGCCACCGACCGGTACCGGCCGCCGAGCTGGGCCGCTGGATCGGCCGCTCCGTTACCGTCGCCGGCTGGTGGGTGACGGGGAAGACGGTGCAGACCCGCAAGGGGGAGCCGATGGAGTTCATCTCCTTCGAGGACACCACCGCCATCTTCGACACCACCTTCTTTCCCCGCCCCTACGCCCGCTTCTGCCGTCTCCTCTCCCGCGCCCGCCCCTACCTCCTCAAGGGGAAGGTGGAGGAGGAGTTCGGGGCTCTGACGTTGACGGTGGAGTGGGTGGGATTTCTGGATGACTGA